From one Cherax quadricarinatus isolate ZL_2023a chromosome 49, ASM3850222v1, whole genome shotgun sequence genomic stretch:
- the LOC128697000 gene encoding uncharacterized oxidoreductase dhs-27 produces the protein MCDKQEKGAVNGRQAEGAVNGKQADNAIERQQFEAVNEAPQNTYRSLITESHVKQALKAQQGSSAQLLSWTVTDFTNKGDNYACVVTSIDVRYHKEGKDRKTSIVAKCNPCHILPFFNEFSTIIFQKEVGYYLELLPLLNAQLSRVGCEPIRAPHCYFAHLTEQNEVIFLEDLRQEGFKMFDRMKGMDKAHAVLVLKELGKLHAASILYQKETSTVLEDKYTYIQKDFQSMFGEVNFKKMLVSYTENAAEIAERIVGYKKIADWLKDFASNSSDVFLEQIKKSPPFDVLCHGDCWINNLLFKYDETGVPVDVRLLDFQISRKASPATDLNYFMYTSFNGPERKDNLETFLNVYYESLREVLEAGGTKAEFTSQELREEYHKKNLFGLIMAMMVVPVVVSQAADVIDLDNTTEGEHETFVEYLREKMLKQLDSNPLLRPRFISIFDEMLEYGVIS, from the exons TGTGTGACAAACAAGAAAAAGGGGCAGTAAATGGCAGGCAAGCAGAAGGGGCAGTGAATGGCAAGCAAGCAGACAACGCAATAGAGAGGCAACAATTTGAAGCGGTGAATGAGGCTCCACAGAACACATATCGAAGTCTCATCACAGAGTCGCACGTCAAACAAGCTCTGAAGGCACAACAAGGCAGCAGTGCACAGCTGCTCTCATGGACTGTTACAGACTTCACTAACAAGGGCGACAACTACGCATGCGTCGTGACAAGTATAGATGTTCGTTATCATAAAGAAGGAAAAGACAGGAAAACCTCAATTGTAGCAAAATGTAATCCATGTCATATCCTCCCATTCTTCAATGAATTTTCTACCATAATTTTTCAGAAGGAGGTGGGGTATTACCTGGAGCTTTTGCCCTTACTCAACGCTCAGCTCAGTCGTGTAGGATGTGAACCAATACGGGCTCCTCACTGCTACTTTGCTCACTTGACTGAACAAAATGAAGTTATATTCCTTGAAGATTTGCGTCAGGAAGGTTTCAAAATGTTTGACCGTATGAAAGGAATGGACAAGGCCCACGCTGTCCTTGTCCTCAAGGAACTAGGTAAACTTCACGCTGCCTCTATCTTATATCAAAAAGAAACATCAACAGTTTTAGAagacaaatacacatatattcagaAAGACTTTCAGTCTATGTTTGGAGAAGTCAACTTTAAGAAAATGCTTGTTTCATATACCGAGAATGCAGCAGAGATAGCAGAGAGAATCGTTGGATACAAAAAAATCGCTGATTGGTTGAAAGACTTTGCATCAAATAGCAGCGACGTCTTCCTGGAGCAGATAAAGAAGAGTCCTCCTTTTGATGTGCTTTGTCATGGTGACTGCTGGATCAACAACCTGTTGTTCAA GTACGATGAGACAGGTGTCCCGGTCGATGTAAGACTGCTGGACTTCCAAATCAGTCGCAAAGCCTCGCCAGCCACAGACCTCAACTACTTCATGTACACCAGTTTCAATGGTCCTGAAAGGAAGGACAATTTGGAAACTTTCTTGAATGTTTACTATGAGTCCTTAAGAGAGGTGCTGGAGGCAGGAGGAACCAAAGCTGAGTTTACATCTCAGGAACTACGAGAGGAATATCACAAGAAGAACTTGTTTGGTTTGATAATGGCAATGATGGTTGTACCTGTTGTGGTGAGTCAGGCAGCGGATGTGATTGATCTGGATAATACAACCGAAGGAGAACATGAAACCTTTGTAGAGTATCTCAGGGAGAAAATGTTGAAACAACTGGATAGTAATCCACTGCTGCGACCCCGATTTATTTCTATATTTGATGAGATGTTAGAATATGGAGTAATATCTTAG
- the LOC138850939 gene encoding uncharacterized protein, with translation MCDKQAEKAVNGRQAENTVNGRQAEEAVDVKQVKEVTEAPQKTYRNLITESHVKQALKAQQGSSAQLLSWTVTDFTNKGDNYACVVTSVDVCYHKEGNDRKTSFVVKCNPCRALSIFNEFSTAVFQKEAGYYLELLPLFNAQLSRGGCEPIRAPHCYFAHLTEQEEVIFLGDLRPEGFKMFDRMKGMDKAHAVLVLKELGKLHAASILCQKETSVVLEEKYTYIKKDFQSIIGDVDFKKMLTSEVENSAEIAERIGGYKKVVDWLKDFAPSSSDVFLEQIKKSPPFDVLCHGDCWNNNILFKYDETGVPVDVRLLDFQISRKASPATDLNYFMYTSFNGPERKDNLETFLNVYYESLREVLEAGGTKAEFTSQELREEYHKKNLFGLIMGMMVVPVVVSQAAEVMDLDDITDGDIETLVKEQRERMLKQLDSNPLLRPRLLSIFDEMLEYGVIS, from the exons A TGTGTGACAAGCAAGCAGAAAAGGCAGTCAATGGCAGGCAAGCAGAGAATACAGTGAATGGCAGGCAAGCAGAAGAGGCAGTAGATGTGAAGCAGGTAAAAGAGGTGACTGAGGCTCCACAAAAAACATATCGAAATCTCATCACAGAGTCGCACGTCAAACAAGCTCTGAAGGCACAACAAGGCAGCAGTGCACAGCTGCTCTCATGGACTGTTACAGACTTCACTAACAAGGGTGACAACTACGCATGCGTCGTGACAAGTGTAGATGTTTGTTATCATAAAGAAGGAAATGACAGAAAAACCTCATTTGTAGTGAAATGTAATCCATGTCGGGCCCTCTCAATATTCAATGAATTTTCGACTGCAGTTTTTCAGAAGGAGGCGGGATATTACCTGGAACTTTTGCCCTTATTCAACGCTCAGCTCAGTCGTGGAGGATGTGAACCAATACGGGCTCCTCACTGCTATTTTGCTCACTTGACTGAACAAGAGGAAGTTATATTCCTTGGAGATTTGCGCCCGGAAGGTTTCAAAATGTTTGACCGCATGAAAGGAATGGACAAGGCCCACGCTGTCCTTGTCCTCAAGGAACTAGGTAAACTTCACGCTGCCTCTATCTTATGTCAAAAAGAAACATCAGTAGTTTTAGAAGAAAAATACACATATATTAAGAAAGACTTTCAGTCTATTATTGGAGACGTCGACTTTAAGAAAATGCTTACTTCAGAAGTCGAGAATTCAGCAGAGATAGCAGAGAGAATCGGTGGGTACAAAAAAGTTGTTGACTGGCTGAAAGACTTTGCACCAAGTAGCAGCGACGTCTTCCTGGAACAAATAAAGAAGAGTCCTCCCTTTGATGTGCTTTGTCATGGTGACTGCTGGAACAACAACATCTTGTTCAA GTACGATGAGACAGGTGTCCCGGTCGATGTAAGACTGCTGGACTTCCAAATCAGTCGCAAAGCTTCGCCAGCCACAGACCTCAACTACTTCATGTACACCAGTTTCAATGGTCCTGAAAGGAAGGACAATTTGGAAACTTTCTTGAATGTTTACTATGAGTCCTTAAGAGAGGTGCTGGAGGCAGGAGGAACCAAAGCTGAGTTTACATCTCAGGAACTACGAGAGGAATATCACAAGAAGAACTTGTTTGGTTTGATAATGGGAATGATGGTTGTGCCTGTTGTGGTGAGTCAGGCAGCGGAGGTGATGGATCTGGATGATATAACTGATGGAGACATTGAAACGCTTGTAAAGGAGCAAAGGGAAAGGATGTTGAAACAGCTAGATAGTAATCCACTTCTGCGACCTCGACTTCTCTCTATATTTGATGAGATGTTAGAATATGGAGTAATATCTTAG